In a single window of the Raphanus sativus cultivar WK10039 chromosome 9, ASM80110v3, whole genome shotgun sequence genome:
- the LOC108835803 gene encoding alkane hydroxylase MAH1, which translates to MAIIGLLEVFVAFLFSLVFKKFFLHMKSPGHPVLKSWPVLGMLPGMLPHIPRIFDWTYEVLDATNLTFFFEGPWLSGTDMLFTADPRNINHILNLNFGNYPKGPEFQKIFDVLGDGILSVDMELWEDLRKSNYVLFHHPAFLELSVSSNTSKLKEGLVPFLDNAAEENIVVDLQDLFKRFMFDTSSILMTGYDPMSLSIEMPEVEFGEAAETGEEAIYYRHFKPVNLWRLQNWLGIGLERRMRSSLATVNRMFAKIISTRREEIRRGEGVESMDALTYYMNVDTTKYKLLKPSDDTFIRDVAFSLVLAGRDTTSSVLTWFFWLLSKHPQVLSKIRQEINTKYDPTDLEKLVYLHATLNETMRLYPPLPFNHKSPAKPDVLPTGHKVEENSKIVLCMYALGRMRSIWGKDALDFKPERWISESGDLRHEPSNKFIAFNAGPRACLGKNLALAQMKMVAVEIIRNYDFKVTEGHKIEAIPSILLRMKHGLCVTVTKKI; encoded by the coding sequence ATGGCGATCATAGGCTTACTTGAAGTCTTCGTAGCATTCCTTTTTTCCCTTGTATTCAAAAAATTCTTCCTCCACATGAAATCTCCCGGCCATCCTGTTCTCAAAAGCTGGCCTGTCCTCGGGATGCTTCCAGGAATGCTCCCCCATATCCCTCGCATCTTCGACTGGACGTACGAAGTTCTCGACGCCACCAACCTCACTTTTTTTTTCGAAGGCCCATGGCTTAGTGGAACGGACATGCTATTCACCGCCGACCCAAGGAATATCAATCACATACTAAACCTAAACTTTGGGAATTACCCCAAAGGACCTGAGTTCCAGAAGATCTTCGATGTTTTGGGAGATGGGATCTTAAGTGTTGATATGGAGCTGTGGGAGGATCTGAGGAAGTCGAACTACGTCCTCTTTCATCATCCAGCCTTCCTGGAGCTGTCAGTAAGTAGCAATACAAGTAAGTTAAAGGAAGGTCTTGTTCCTTTTCTTGATAATGCTGCTGAGGAAAACATTGTCGTAGACTTGCAAGATTTGTTCAAGAGATTCATGTTTGATACTTCATCGATTTTGATGACTGGTTATGATCCAATGTCACTGTCCATCGAGATGCCGGAAGTCGAGTTCGGTGAAGCTGCGGAAACCGGTGAAGAAGCGATCTACTATAGGCATTTCAAACCGGTGAACTTGTGGAGGCTTCAAAACTGGTTGGGTATTGGACTCGAGAGGAGGATGCGGTCTTCTTTGGCGACTGTCAATCGTATGTTTGCGAAGATCATATCTACAAGAAGAGAGGAGATACGTCGCGGGGAAGGCGTGGAATCAATGGACGCGTTAACGTACTATATGAACGTGGACACGACCAAATATAAGCTCTTGAAACCAAGTGATGATACGTTTATAAGAGACGTTGCTTTCAGTCTAGTGTTAGCGGGAAGGGACACCACAAGCTCAGTTCTCACTTGGTTCTTCTGGCTTCTTTCTAAGCATCCACAAGTTTTGAGCAAGATCCGACAAGAGATCAACACTAAGTATGATCCTACAGATCTAGAGAAGCTCGTGTATCTACATGCTACGTTGAACGAAACAATGAGACTCTACCCACCACTTCCCTTTAACCATAAGTCTCCTGCAAAGCCAGATGTACTTCCAACCGGGCACAAAGTTGAAGAAAATTCAAAGATCGTACTCTGTATGTATGCATTGGGTAGAATGAGATCTATATGGGGAAAAGACGCATTGGATTTTAAACCAGAGAGATGGATTTCAGAAAGTGGAGATCTAAGACATGAACCTTCAAACAAGTTCATCGCTTTTAATGCCGGTCCAAGAGCTTGCTTGGGTAAAAATTTGGCTCTGGCGCAGATGAAGATGGTAGCTGTGGAGATCATACGAAACTATGACTTTAAGGTCACTGAAGGTCACAAGATTGAAGCAATCCCTTCTATCCTTCTCCGTATGAAACATGGTCTCTGTGTCACGGTCACTAAGAAAATATGA